In Portunus trituberculatus isolate SZX2019 chromosome 33, ASM1759143v1, whole genome shotgun sequence, the following proteins share a genomic window:
- the LOC123512166 gene encoding jerky protein homolog — MASKRPGSNSVVCEPKKKCKHMTISVQQKVDLLRKLDKSVLVRTLCQQHNIGSSTIYDIKKQKNHLLKFYSECESKKNMEVHRTLKEGS, encoded by the exons atggcttccaagcgaccaggaagtAATAGTGTTGTatgtgaaccaaagaaaaagtgcaaacatatgacaatatcagtgcaacagaaagtggacctattgaggaagctagataaaagTGTTTTAGTGCGGACCCTATGCCAACAGcacaacattggctcatcaaccatctatgatataaaaaagcagaagaatcaccttctcaagttttacagtgagtgtgagagcaagaagaacatggaAGTTCATAGAACACTTAAAGAGG GTTCTTGA